The proteins below are encoded in one region of Phalacrocorax aristotelis chromosome 13, bGulAri2.1, whole genome shotgun sequence:
- the NCOA5 gene encoding nuclear receptor coactivator 5 isoform X1 — translation MAAGGTSAGRAVKRDASPYQRRFPLCFATAPCGGRGVWRLCPGGRRPVAERARRGDINKAVERRNMNKASSRSSPARREPYAYGDGRDARRDRSPLRGSPRRDPRDGRDGRNGRDSRDTRDIRARDMRDARDHRDPRDLRDPRDIRDPRDLRDPRDVRDLRDPREPLYDRYRDPRDMRNPRDVRDPRDMRDPRDMRDPRDPLYRRDEAYDRYLRLEDYYRRKDDSYYDRYKEHFDRAPVNSEDRLKREERRREELYRQYYEEIKRRFDAERPVDCSVIVVNKQTKEYAESVGRKVRDLGMVVDLIFLNTEMSLTQALDDVSRGGSPFAIVITQQHQVHRSCTVNIMFGTPQEHRNMPQADAMVLVARNYERYKTESREKEREEIARQAAKMADEAVLQERERPPPMEEGVRGGHPPGIQTLLNLLADNRYLTAEETDKVINYLRDRKERLLRGSTDSLQASMSRQSLGAPSGSSLGSQSSLPSSQSHQGSQPLVSAPSVPVSSSNPQQELQAKILSLFNSGAAAAAAAVANSSSAASAGTSGGTPNQNFANMASGQARSAQMSAGNLNQAQQRLQTPSTQLPALQGPSRNAGPRPGAPPQAQPLYGQHQNRLPAPGNVPAQRPVSSGINFDNPSVQKALDTLIQSGPALSHLVSQTVAQGRAGSSAQQPMGSFQRHY, via the exons ATATTAATAAAGcagtggaaagaagaaatatgaataAGGCTTCATCAAGGTCCAGTCCGGCACGAAG AGAGCCATATGCCTACGGGGATGGCCGAGATGCCAGACGCGACCGCTCCCCTCTTCGGGGGAGCCCACGGAGAGACCCCAGAGATGGCAGGGATGGTAGAAACGGGCGAGATTCCAGAGACACTCGAGACATTCGAGCTAGAGACATGCGTGATGCCAGAGACCACAGGGACCCACGGGACCTGCGAGACCCACGGGATATCAGGGATCCAAGAGACTTGCGGGACCCTCGTGATGTTAGAGATCTTCGTGACCCACGGGAGCCACTGTATGATCGATACAGGGATCCACGGGATATGAGGAATCCACGAGATGTGAGGGATCCACGGGATATGAGGGATCCACGGGATATGAGAGACCCTCGGGACCCTTTGTACAG ACGAGATGAAGCTTATGACCGTTACCTTCGCCTTGAAGACTACTATCGGCGGAAGGATGACTCTTACTACGACCGTTACAAAGAGCATTTTGATAGAGCACCAGTGAATTCAGAAG ACCGTCTGAAGCGTGAGGAGCGGCGCCGAGAGGAGCTGTACCGTCAGTACTATGAGGAAATCAAGAGGCGATTTGATGCAGAGAGACCTGTGGATTGTTCTGTGATAGTGGTGAATAAACAGACAAA GGAGTACGCGGAGTCAGTGGGGCGGAAGGTGCGGGATCTGGGCATGGTAGTGGACCTGATCTTCCTCAACACAGAGATGTCACTGACGCAAGCCCTGGACGATGTGAGCAGAGGAGGGTCTCCTTTTGCCATTGTCATCACCCAGCAGCATCAAGTTCACCGCTCTTGCACTGTTAACATCATGTTTGGCACCCCACAAG AACACCGCAACATGCCCCAGGCTGATGCCATGGTGCTGGTGGCAAGGAATTACGAGCGCTACAAAACAGAGTCACGGGAGAAGGAACGCGAGGAGATTGCCCGGCAGGCTGCCAAGATGGCAGATGAAGCAGTTCTGCAGGAGCGGGAGCGCCCACCCCCCATGGAGGAGGGTGTCAGAGGAGGTCACCCTCCAGGGATTCAGACTCTCTTGAACCTGCTGGCAGACAATCGCTATCTAACTGCTGAGGAGACTGATAAAGTAATTAATTACTTGAGAGACCGGAAGGAACGGTTACTGAGGGGAAGCACTGATTCTCTCCAGG caTCCATGTCAAGACAGTCTTTGGGGGCACCTTCAGGATCGTCTCTGGGTAGTCAGTCCAGCCTTCCAAGCTCTCAGTCTCATCAGGGTTCACAGCCTCTGGTCTCTGCTCCTTCTGTTCCAGTGTCCTCTTCTAACCCTCAGCAGGAGCTTCAAGCAAAAATCCTCAGTCTCTTCAACAGtggggcggcggcagcagcagctgctgtagcAAACAGCAGTTCTGCAGCCTCTGCAGGCACTTCAGGTGGCACTCCGAACCAGAACTTTGCTAACATGGCCAGCGGTCAGGCCCGGTCAGCACAAATGAGTGCTGGAAATTTAAACCAGGCTCAGCAGAGATTGCAGACTCCAAGCACACAGCTTCCTGCTCTCCAAGGCCCTTCAAGAAATGCAGGTCCAAGACCTGGAGCTCCTCCACAAGCTCAGCCGCTCTATGGTCAGCACCAAAATCGCCTCCCTGCACCTGGCAATGTACCTGCTCAAAGGCCAGTATCTTCTGGTATCAACTTTGACAACCCTAGTGTACAGAAAGCCTTGGACACCCTTATCCAGAGCGGTCCTGCACTCTCCCACCTAGTGAGCCAAACCGTGGCTCAGGGGAGAGCAGGGTCCTCAGCCCAGCAACCTATGGGTTCCTTCCAGCGACACTATTAA
- the NCOA5 gene encoding nuclear receptor coactivator 5 isoform X3 — MRDARDHRDPRDLRDPRDIRDPRDLRDPRDVRDLRDPREPLYDRYRDPRDMRNPRDVRDPRDMRDPRDMRDPRDPLYRRDEAYDRYLRLEDYYRRKDDSYYDRYKEHFDRAPVNSEDRLKREERRREELYRQYYEEIKRRFDAERPVDCSVIVVNKQTKEYAESVGRKVRDLGMVVDLIFLNTEMSLTQALDDVSRGGSPFAIVITQQHQVHRSCTVNIMFGTPQEHRNMPQADAMVLVARNYERYKTESREKEREEIARQAAKMADEAVLQERERPPPMEEGVRGGHPPGIQTLLNLLADNRYLTAEETDKVINYLRDRKERLLRGSTDSLQASMSRQSLGAPSGSSLGSQSSLPSSQSHQGSQPLVSAPSVPVSSSNPQQELQAKILSLFNSGAAAAAAAVANSSSAASAGTSGGTPNQNFANMASGQARSAQMSAGNLNQAQQRLQTPSTQLPALQGPSRNAGPRPGAPPQAQPLYGQHQNRLPAPGNVPAQRPVSSGINFDNPSVQKALDTLIQSGPALSHLVSQTVAQGRAGSSAQQPMGSFQRHY, encoded by the exons ATGCGTGATGCCAGAGACCACAGGGACCCACGGGACCTGCGAGACCCACGGGATATCAGGGATCCAAGAGACTTGCGGGACCCTCGTGATGTTAGAGATCTTCGTGACCCACGGGAGCCACTGTATGATCGATACAGGGATCCACGGGATATGAGGAATCCACGAGATGTGAGGGATCCACGGGATATGAGGGATCCACGGGATATGAGAGACCCTCGGGACCCTTTGTACAG ACGAGATGAAGCTTATGACCGTTACCTTCGCCTTGAAGACTACTATCGGCGGAAGGATGACTCTTACTACGACCGTTACAAAGAGCATTTTGATAGAGCACCAGTGAATTCAGAAG ACCGTCTGAAGCGTGAGGAGCGGCGCCGAGAGGAGCTGTACCGTCAGTACTATGAGGAAATCAAGAGGCGATTTGATGCAGAGAGACCTGTGGATTGTTCTGTGATAGTGGTGAATAAACAGACAAA GGAGTACGCGGAGTCAGTGGGGCGGAAGGTGCGGGATCTGGGCATGGTAGTGGACCTGATCTTCCTCAACACAGAGATGTCACTGACGCAAGCCCTGGACGATGTGAGCAGAGGAGGGTCTCCTTTTGCCATTGTCATCACCCAGCAGCATCAAGTTCACCGCTCTTGCACTGTTAACATCATGTTTGGCACCCCACAAG AACACCGCAACATGCCCCAGGCTGATGCCATGGTGCTGGTGGCAAGGAATTACGAGCGCTACAAAACAGAGTCACGGGAGAAGGAACGCGAGGAGATTGCCCGGCAGGCTGCCAAGATGGCAGATGAAGCAGTTCTGCAGGAGCGGGAGCGCCCACCCCCCATGGAGGAGGGTGTCAGAGGAGGTCACCCTCCAGGGATTCAGACTCTCTTGAACCTGCTGGCAGACAATCGCTATCTAACTGCTGAGGAGACTGATAAAGTAATTAATTACTTGAGAGACCGGAAGGAACGGTTACTGAGGGGAAGCACTGATTCTCTCCAGG caTCCATGTCAAGACAGTCTTTGGGGGCACCTTCAGGATCGTCTCTGGGTAGTCAGTCCAGCCTTCCAAGCTCTCAGTCTCATCAGGGTTCACAGCCTCTGGTCTCTGCTCCTTCTGTTCCAGTGTCCTCTTCTAACCCTCAGCAGGAGCTTCAAGCAAAAATCCTCAGTCTCTTCAACAGtggggcggcggcagcagcagctgctgtagcAAACAGCAGTTCTGCAGCCTCTGCAGGCACTTCAGGTGGCACTCCGAACCAGAACTTTGCTAACATGGCCAGCGGTCAGGCCCGGTCAGCACAAATGAGTGCTGGAAATTTAAACCAGGCTCAGCAGAGATTGCAGACTCCAAGCACACAGCTTCCTGCTCTCCAAGGCCCTTCAAGAAATGCAGGTCCAAGACCTGGAGCTCCTCCACAAGCTCAGCCGCTCTATGGTCAGCACCAAAATCGCCTCCCTGCACCTGGCAATGTACCTGCTCAAAGGCCAGTATCTTCTGGTATCAACTTTGACAACCCTAGTGTACAGAAAGCCTTGGACACCCTTATCCAGAGCGGTCCTGCACTCTCCCACCTAGTGAGCCAAACCGTGGCTCAGGGGAGAGCAGGGTCCTCAGCCCAGCAACCTATGGGTTCCTTCCAGCGACACTATTAA